In Nematostella vectensis chromosome 2, jaNemVect1.1, whole genome shotgun sequence, one genomic interval encodes:
- the LOC116620010 gene encoding QRFP-like peptide receptor: MNNTTAAMRNESSDSGTRCHWDLLEATDAARNGKIAAFSLVLIVSLIGNILVILVVYKNKNMRKTINYFIVNMAASDIIIPVLVMPMQIARTANSETQGAWLVEGTAGLALCKIVYFLADISGPVSILSLVCMAVDRFVGVVFPLRAGLISSRARVIMIAMTWVISFGFYAPYLYIMTIVKGRNGLSYCGIRWSDDFLVHTRHHQTYFATISLVFFIIPLVLLVFFYGVVLITLGKRKFPRLHQSNEQKRRNRRVSRSATVIALTIVLVFQFCWGPYNTITFLWAYKWDWVKPKFCGFKSLFFACQFLTWANAAINPCIYFILVENYRKGLRTVIPRTLSVNSSLRAPRSGTKQETAEQVIGTGDCLELVDQ, from the coding sequence ATGAATAACACGACGGCGGCAATGAGGAACGAGAGCAGCGATTCGGGGACTCGGTGTCACTGGGATTTGCTTGAGGCGACAGATGCGGCGAGGAACGGCAAGATCGCGGCATTCTCACTCGTACTCATCGTATCCCTCATCGGCAACATTCTAGTCATACTGGTCGTgtacaagaacaaaaacatGAGAAAGACAATTAATTATTTCATCGTGAACATGGCAGCAAGCGACATCATTATTCCCGTGCTAGTCATGCCAATGCAGATCGCAAGGACAGCTAATAGCGAGACGCAGGGAGCGTGGCTGGTCGAAGGGACCGCTGGCCTGGCGCTCTGCAAGATTGTCTACTTCTTGGCCGATATCTCAGGCCCCGTGTCAATACTAAGCCTTGTGTGTATGGCCGTTGATAGGTTTGTGGGGGTGGTGTTTCCCCTTCGCGCTGGTCTCATTTCATCACGCGCTCGAGTTATCATGATCGCTATGACTTGGGTCATCTCATTCGGCTTCTACGCGCCCTATCTGTACATCATGACTATAGTGAAAGGGAGGAATGGACTCTCGTACTGCGGGATTCGCTGGAGTGATGACTTCCTTGTGCACACCCGTCATCACCAGACGTACTTCGCCACCATCTCCCTCGTCTTTTTCATCATCCCGCTTGTCCTTCTCGTCTTCTTCTACGGCGTAGTGCTCATAACGCTCGGCAAGCGAAAGTTCCCACGCCTCCATCAGTCAAACGAACAGAAGCGCCGTAACCGACGGGTATCTCGCAGCGCCACGGTCATTGCCCTCACCATCGTACTCGTCTTTCAGTTCTGCTGGGGCCCCTACAACACCATCACCTTTCTCTGGGCCTACAAATGGGACTGGGTTAAACCCAAATTTTGCGGTTTTAAATCGCTTTTCTTCGCGTGTCAGTTCTTGACCTGGGCAAACGCCGCCATCAATCCCTGCATTTATTTCATCCTGGTGGAGAATTACCGGAAGGGACTGCGGACGGTGATCCCCAGGACACTGTCGGTAAACAGCAGTCTGAGGGCGCCACGTAGCGGTACCAAACAAGAGACGGCTGAACAGGTCATCGGCACCGGAGATTGCCTGGAACTCGTTGATCAGTGA